Genomic segment of Primulina tabacum isolate GXHZ01 chromosome 11, ASM2559414v2, whole genome shotgun sequence:
TGATCTTCTATGAACGCAGCCCCGAGCAAAGGAAAAATAGCCCCTAAAGAAAACGCCAGGGCGGATGCCAAGGCCGCCTGAAAAGGGTTTGGAAGATTTTCTTTATGTTCATTACTCAAAACAACATTATTTTCTACCGTTCTCTTTTCTCTTTTCATATTTTCTCTTTTCATCTGGGCCACCTCAATATCTAGTTGAGAATATACGGAAACGAATTCCCCGATTGCCATGCTACAAGCACCGGCAAATAGTCCTGCAAATCCGGTGAGGATCATAGCTTTTACGTCCGTTTTAACCGCGCCAACTCCCATCATTAACGATGCAATGGATACCAACCCATCATTGGCTCCAAGAACAGCAGCTCGAAGCCATTGTGCCCTTTGTGAGAAGTCGAAGTCCTCTTTCGATTCATGGAGATTAATGTTGCATGGGGTTTGATGATCTGCAGTGTCTTTAGGGATTGTGATTTGGACTTGGTTTGGGGCTGCCATGATCAATGAAAGAGATTCTTAGTTTATGATTTTTTGCTACGACAAGTTTTGTTGTTGGGGATACAAAGACTGCATGGGTGTAGAGGATATATATAGgtgagaaaagggagattgtgATGGAGGAATAAGTGGTGCTGAAAAAAATACTAGTAGTGCGCAGAGCACAAGCCTAGGGTTTTTTAACTATATCCTTGCCAAAAGTATGAAATCTTTAGGCAGCAACTTCAGGTGGAGCAAAGATTTCACGTAAACATAAAGATTTGGCCTGATTTGACTGGAAACTGATATATCAATGTACGTTCAAGATTCAATATGTCGTTTAAGCAAAAGATTTCTCATACTTCGTTGATGGTTTATAGTACCTAAGTATCAAATTTAAGATGATGTCTAGGGTTCGATATCCAAATATAATAGACACCTGGACAGctcaaaaagggaaaaaaaaaattctcataTCCATGCATATTGAGTTCTGAGGGAGTTCAGTTTCTAACtcaaatgcatgattttttgaggttgtattatatatttttagaaaaactaTTAGTAATTTAACATTATTTTCCCTTTTGCAGAGGAAAATATACGTGAATCCACACATCTGGACCAATATACAAGTCCAGAGAATTAAGTGGATTGCTGGTGAGGAAAGCACTTGCAAAAAATAGAGGTAATGGAATGATACAGAAATCGGTGTAATGTATATAAAATAAGGAGTACTGTGTTCTCCACACACAAAAGTTGTAAGAAATGGGATTAATTTATCTGAGGGAGTGTGGACTACACACAAAACCCACAGGTTTCCTCTATCTGTTCAACTCCACTCGACCAAATCAATAGTAGTTTATATCGTTAATTAGGTAAAAAGATGCTCTCTTTATTTATATatcttaaaaaattatatgtggGTTATATAAGGATATATTTATAGGTATTATTCACTGGTCTGATTCGgtatatagtaaaaaaaaaaagttactgATTCGACTTGATATGAATCAGCATGCATGCATGTGACCTCTTACGTTTTGGCTCTCATCTTTACTACTAGATCAAGAGATTTTTATACCCAATTTCGACTATGAAAATCCACTTGTTAGTATAAAACAAACGTGAAAATTGCCAAATTGGTCATGTTTTTTTAATCATGATCTAACTTTTCATAGTTGAGTTTTGTCGTCTTGGTCctatatttatgttttttttgttttttttttagttcTATTTCGCTGAAACTGCACTGTCGTGACGTCGAGAAATGTCGTGATACCAGAAAAATAATAACGTGGTATCGGAAAATTGCTGACGTGTCTAACACTACGTCAACATTCCGGCCAAATATGACTAAAAACCAACAAAAATCAAAGTTTACATAATTAAAACCAACATTTGATAAATTAGAGGACAAAAACAAAATAGGACAACTAATTAGATGATTAAAATGgcaatttttccaaaaaaaaacaatttacaAGAGGCAACATGAGATAATCGATTggtaaataaataatgtattgtTCTATATAgtgaattaattatttaatatagaaaatttttaatcaaCTACAATGTGTTTCATTAATCAAGCATAATCATAATAATAAGACCATAATATGGCTATAATAATAAGACCataatcataataataaaaCCATATATAATAACCcacttaaaatattaatatatacaaCTTGAAGCATCTGATAcacaagaaaacacgcaacattCCAAgtcagtaatttttttttttcaattgtgggatgtaaatgaaccaagtCACTCGTGAGCTATTCAAAATTCGATTCAATAAAAACTtatttgagctcgtttaatgaggctcgttaaggtAAACGAACCAATGTCAAGTTTTACAATATTCAACTTATTAACTaatgaacatgttcgttggtaagctCATAAGtcaacttttaaataaaaaaaataaaaattattatatttgatttataaattttaaactttacttataaaaaatatagaaatatctattaaatttatttattggaataaaattaaaattttaatgagaataatatatattttttaaatatataatttaattttgatgaatttaatgaatatttaaatttataatttttttatttattaagtttatttatgttcaataAAAGCTTATGAACTATTTAATTTTTGATGAATTTAacgaatatttaaatttataatttttttgtttattaagTTCATTTTTGTTcaataaaaatttgaataatcttatgaataataaatatattcgctaaataaaatttgaacTCGACTCGATCACAGCACTAATTGCATACCTCAAATTAAATGTTATAATCCAAATACGATATTAAAGTTTTCCAgtgggaaaaaaataaaaactggttaatttattgaaataataaattcattATTTCAACTTTCACCCTAGAATAACATCGAAAGTTAATAATAAATTCAGTATCAGGAACATACAGATTCACAGGAAACTCGGTGAAAAGAAAAAGCGACGAGAAAATTAGGAGAAATTGATGTAAAATAAGAAATATGAGTAGCCATTCTACTTAAACACTAAATGTTCAAAATCCCCAACCcagtaacaatctcccactaaATACAGGCAAAGGGGGCACAAAGAGCAAGATCCTCCACTCATGCGATGATGGGTAGGTACATATTTTCAAGAAGATGATTCAACAGTATGAGATGAGGCTGGACAAATAAACAATCCGATGAACAAGACAATcttcttttcttcaattttatTCAAATGTTCAGAATAAGACAGCTAAAACAATTGTTTATCACAGTCTAGACACAATGAGAACCGCGGATGAAATCAATTGACTAAAGAAAACTTTATCGGATTGCCATTCAGCATGAAACAAGAAGCGACTACAACTACACACTAGGTTCCGTACTGGGAAATTAGTCTAATGCCGCTATTCAGAACAAAAAGATTTGCATATCATGAAAAAGAAAATGGTGACTGAGATAATTCGACGAGAAAGAACATTTAGCCTTTTTAAATCCCGATCATCTTTAGTATTCCAGCCCAGTGAGAGAAGGAATACATAATCTAATTAGCTGAAATGCTTCCAAAGATCAACATTTGGGGTTGGGGACGTCTCGAATCATCTGCAGAAGAGGAGAGAATAATATCAAAGAAATAAATGTGTGGTGAGTATGAAAATAGTTAACATATAGAGCATCCCACAGAGAAGCTAATAAAACGATTCACATATACTGTCCTATAAAAGCGAGTGGAAGCACTACAAGATATGCTTGATTGAGACCAAAAGTAGATTTTTCCTGTCCTTTTTCACATCTAAGAGTTCGACTCCTGGAAGCTTATGCACATGAGCCCTCAAAAACCAATTTTTTAGCATTATTCGAATAGGGAACTGGGAACATATCGATAACTCAGCTTCACACAGTAAGCTGCTCACAAACTAGTATAACAAACAACATGATTATGGAGCAACTTCCAAAACACAACATAAACTCACTTTAAGCTCATTCATTTTAAATGACTTGTGTTTAGTATCATCTGCTTTGACATTTTTAAGATACCAAACAATATGTACAAATGAATATCTAAAAACAACATTTATGTTCAAGAAATGCTACATAAGTTGTCAGACATGTGCATTCCAGAACACGTCCACAGCAGTACTTATATATATCAGAATATGTCGACTTTactgatttatatatataatataacgtGTACACCAATAAACAAAGACAGCTGCTACTATTGTTTATATTACAGCCTGAAAAAAAGAGTCCATATTACAACAGAATCATACCTGTTTCATCGAAGTCTATGGCAGTGCATGGAAATAAATTACATAATAAAACAAGATAACAAAGAGAAACAAGAATCAACGAAAGGCAGGACCACTCTCTTTGTCATCAATTCTTCacaaaagcatttaaaatttaTGTGGTCACATCTTGATTTTCTATGATGGGTAACACagttaatatttttaatcagGACAAGAACTCTCAAGATTATTGCTCAGATGGCAAGTCATGGTTTGAATCTAAATATCCTGTAATTTTTTCAGTGTTCCACAAGCAGCCGCAGCCAAAGAAAAAACAGAAAACTATGAAACACAAGGACATAAAAAATCAGATTAGTTTCGCAAGTAACAAAATTTCACTAAGGTAAGTTGATCACAGTAACAAAAATCAGCCTAAAAAACACAATTGGTAAGAATAGTGAGGTAGATGACAATGCACCAAGCACTTTGTTTTTACTGATGAAGGTTGATTGTCCTCAATTCTGTATCAGAATGCAGATTAGCTTCAACAACTGAGCCAGAGTGGGAGCCTTTCGTCCTCTTGACATACTTAAAAAAATACCGGTCGACTTCTTCATCATTGCCACCAAGTGGCAAACTTAATTTGCCATCACATTTTTCAGAATACCCAGCATGCAAGTCAATTAAGCAAGGTGCACAGTCCTGTTTTTCACTTAGAAAAGCATCAGAAACTGGTCCAGTCAAACCAGATTTAGTACATTTTATCCTCTTACTGTACTTCACAAAGTAGCGGCGACTCTCTGCATTGCAACTCCCGTCTGGCAAAATTACCATATCACCACACTTGAAACCACGATCAGTCCTAGTATACTTCAGATTATAGCGGTCATTTTCAGCATTGCAATTTCCAATTGGCAAATTTACCTCAGTATTGCACCTGGCAACACAAACAGTCCCTGAATCAACCAAAGGCAACTCATGTGTTATATAATCTGATTGATGACTCTGAGATTCAAATGTAGCCCTTCGATTGTCAAAGGAGCTGCATTCTACCCTGCCATTGCCTTCGCATGCTGTCTGTCTGAATCTAGTTCGCTGGTAAACTACCGGATCTTGTCCAAATCTATTTATATTGATACAAGGACCACTTTGATCCGAACTGACACAAACTAAAATCTCCCAAATATCACTATTCCACTTGATAGGTCTTCCAGTCCCAGAATCCTCCAGCTGTAACCTGAACTTCATCTGTTCGGGCAGGGTAGAGTCGATAGACCTAATTTCTTGCCATGTCTTCCTCTTTTTCTCCCGCTTGTACATTAATGGCCCTACCGCTAATTCATTAGCATCAGAATACAAATTCTTCTTgtcagtccaattatttctttCAACCTCTGCACTATTAGCACTCTGATCTTCACTTTGATCTCCCCCTGTAACTAATCTCTTACATGTTAAAACATTCATCAAATTACCATTTTTCAAGTCGCCGGAACACGAATTCACCTGGCACTTATCCCTCAATATCCTCGGAGAACTATTCATTGCTCTATGCAATCTAAAAGCCAACTCTGCATCACCAACAACCTTAATTTTTCCGCTGCAATCTGAACTCGCATCCTTCTGCTCGTCCctatctttctttctcacaaaattTAAAGTGTGCTTCCCATTATTTGCAGTATTCTTGGCGACTGTGGCCTTCTTCAATGCCTGATCTTTGTCATTTACCGCCATCTTCACCTTCTCAACGTGACCGTAAGCATCCTTCACAGTCTTCTCCGAGGAATCCTTAGCTTCACTATCGTGTTTGGACGCGTCTTTATCCTCGCTCCTCCCACAAGTCCTAATCGAATTCTTTAGTGAATCCGGAACCCAACAATCGACGCAAACCCTAAAACCCAAATCTACGCCCAAATAGCAAAACGGCGCGCAAGTCATGTATTCCCCAGCAcaatatttatgaattttacgCTGACACACACAACATCTGAAAAGATTACCCGAATGATCCGTTTCTTTGAAGCAGTAAGGGCATGCTTGACCGGAATTGAGCTTCTTGCGGCATTTCCTGCAAAGGAGGACGATGCGCCAAATGCTGTCCAAGGGTTGCAGGCGATCCTTGGGATTTGTGTGGTTGATTCGACGGCCACAGCAATGGCAATCGGACAAATTGGGCTGGTCTCTGGTCCTCTTTTCGGGCGGCGGAATTGTGGTGGTTGAGGAAGACGAAGCGGAGTTGAGAGGAGCGGCTACGGGCTTGGGCTTCGGATCGGTTCTGAGAAGCTTTCGCAGAGGGGAAGGAGAATGAGGAGAAGGCGAGGGTGCCATCTCCTGATTTCGGTGCGCTCTTGTTTTGGGATTAAATGAACCAAATCAAGATTATCTGTTTGCTAAATAGTAAATCAAATCATTACAAATTAAAACAAACCAACCCAAACCTAAATCTTTGGTTTGATCAGCTTGATTTCAACATTGGTTTTAAACTTTGTTTTTCCAAAATaatcttgatttttttattcggaaaaaatatatatcttaaACATAATAAACAATTTATTGTTAATATATTGATTAATGAATCGAATATTTTGTATGtgattttttgtattttgtttAGAATTTGTCCAAGAAAACCATTCTTCCAAACCTGTTCATAAAATATAGTTTCCACAGTTGTTTTAGTAAACCCATACGATTTTGAGGAATCATAAtggcaatttttttttaatctgattgatatttttaaaatgacaaaaacttgtgtgacgATTTCACGGattgtattttgtgaaacagatctcttatttggatcatccatgaaaaattattattttttatgctaagagtattactttttattgtgaatatcgataagaatgatccatctcacagataaagattcgtgagaccagtctcacaagagacttactctttCAAAATTACCCAGTTATCCACTCTACTTGGAAGAACTCTGTCTAATTGTTATTTCTGTTTGATCAAAATTATACTTTTGTTTTGTCTTCTGAAGTATGAAATTAGAGTAAACGATCTCTACGACAAACCAAAAATGGTAAATGGATAATAAAAATTCAATGGTAAAAACAGACACAAATGACTGCATAAAAATTGTGCACATAAATGAGTTTGACGCAAACGTTAGTTTTGCGAGAGACTGATTTTGAAGATGTCATGAATAGCAAAAGCAAACCATTGATTCAATATAACGCCTTTGTATTTTATTCATCAAGCAAGTCTCCATCTATCAAAAAAATTCCATCCAGTTGGGTTGCAAACAAAGCATCATTGCGTTTCTTGCGAGAAACAAAAGAACTGAACCGCTTGGTTTTGGAGAATCCATCAGCTCAGATATCCCATCATTTAAGATGAGTAAATAGCTTAGTAGCGACCTGCACACAGAAAATTTTCAGCAGGAATTTAACAAAATGCCATGCTCCAAAAATACGAGGGAAAGAGGCTTACGCATTTGTCGACACAACGCCAATAATCGAAATATTGCCCGGTGCAGTGCTTGTGACCAGATTCGTCCCCTTGAATTCTTTTAGCACATGCCTGCCAAATATTCAGGCGATTAACATAGTCTGTAACACCACAGATTTGGGTAGCGTGTGCCATATAACCAATGAAATCTGGCAGAACACTAATCATGAAGGAAAAATATTGAAGAAATAATGGAAATATTGCCTTCCATTAAAAAATAGATACACTCCGACATGGTTAAACTGAGAGTGAACTACGAACTACTATATGATAAAATCATCCGTCCATATCGCTGAAAGAGTTTATTTCATGCCAGAATGCATGCTTGTAAAAGAGATTTTTTTTTGCTACACATTACTTGATGATAATAGAAGGAGTAGGCAGATTAAAAAAAGGACAACTAAAACTCGCCAAAATCAATTAGGAATGTAATTAAGGAAATAATTAGTTCCACACTTCAATCGCAGAAGCCATTTTATTTGAAGATTGTACAGCATGAACAAATGATCCATGACAGATAATTGAAGGacagtctagaacacaaccaaaTTAACCAGGACTGTTAGTTACATAGAGGAAATTTTGATACTATCTTCAACAAGAGAATGCCAATAGTTATGCATCCATTCTGACCATCAAGATTGATATGGGTGTCCAACAGTATTCTCATCACACAAAGCAATTTCTTtcttattataatattattattaaaaaaatattccacAATTAATAGCATAATATATCAATGTCATAGAATCATGGAAACACGTTCTACTCAATATGAGAAAGGACATGAAGTATCCACTTTTAGAACTTTTCTTACACTCCAAcataactcaaatcaatacatagTGACGTTCAATTTAATAAAGAGAATGGTGGCATTTGGTTGGCCTCTCAACTCAACTCAAAAGTTACAAAAAAAATACTGGAAATTTTTGAAAAGTCGTGTGGATATAAATCTGTTAAAGCAAATGAGATGTGTTTGAAATGTTActgttaaaataaaaatttactcattctcaaaagaaaaattttgggAGAAGTTTTCTAATGTATTGATCAAATAATTTTGAAGTCTAGGTTAGAGGAGCTTGAGATCCCAAACAAACAGAGAACTTATTTTTCATTGACAAAAGTGGCAGAGAAAATACAGGGTATGATTTTGTTATTCTGAATCCTGAATTACTAAATTTGTTCAATGGCTCCACTTATTTGATATTCCTTGAGAGTTCTCCAAAGCTGATCTGCGGGAATTCAATCCCCATAGGCCATATCCAATCATCAGTGAGATCGTTCCAACCAAGGTAATAATTCACAGGTTCATCAATTCATTTTTCTGCTCAACAGGATTTATCCCAAGAGGACTCCCATTTTTACAAGTTTCAATAGTTCTACTTACCAGACAAAATGTGCAAAAAGAGACATCTAAATATCACCCCGAATGTAGTCAAGCTGATTGATCTTTTcacaatcaagaaaacaaatgcataaattaaatatcagtGACCGTACTAAAACTCGATCCTTGCAAACATTGAAGTGcgtattaatattatttgtagCAAGACAAAAGCAAGCATTGTTTGCAATATAACATTTAACAATAGTCTGAACTTCAAAAGCAAGCACTGTTTGTAATATAACATTTAACAATAGTCTGAACTTCAAATATACTGTTTcagaaagagagaaaaaaaaaaggatgaTATCAATTAAACTATAATTGCGTGCACAATACCTAATAAAGTACAAGTACCCTGCACTGTGTTTATGATCTAACTTTTGTTTACCATTCATACATACCCATGCATGCACATGAGTCATGACCAACACAAACTCCagattacttttaaatttaaaaaccctcatttttcTCCAGGATAAAACAATAGCAAGGATGCTAAATACATTTCCAACTCTCTATATTACAACTAATTCTCAGGGAAAAAGTCCATTTTGAATTGGCATTTGTGCAAAAGGTTATCAAAGCATAGATGATATGATGACAATAGTGATGTCTGAGCATGTCTAAAACACAACAGCAAGGCCTTTGCGCACTCAGAGATGCCAGAATAGTAAAACTACTCTATCTTTATTGTTAAGGGAAATGCTGCAATCAAATATGCTAAGGCCCAAAACAAGAAAATAAAGGAATAACCGAAAATTCAATAACAAAGAAAatgttgagttaatttttgttGAGTTAATTAACTTCAACTAAAATCACCTGATATTCCTTCAGTGGCCTTGTACATGGCGCCTTACATCGATCTTCGAATTCCTTCTTCGGATCTACAGGCTCTTCGTCTGACCTAAATGACACAAATACATGAAAGAGTTTAGAAAAGGGGTGCTACTTCTCTAATTCAGATAAACACATAAATAATAAGCAATCTGCTTGCTAATGTATACAAACATTTCTAACGTAAGAAAAAATTACAGTTTCCAAGCATGTGTGCTGGCTTGGtgatgagacagaaagaagattcatttaatttattttgagaaagaaagaaaattaaTTGTCCAAAGATAAGCTAAGCCTCTTTAGAAAAGCTAAATGTATAGTCTCGTCAAGTAGACaatgattttcataaaattgtGAAAGTACATTActtctaaaaaataaataaaatcatggGGCAAGCAGGATACAAGCCAAACCAAAGTTCCTAAGGATGATCCAAGATGTATATTAGTCAAGAATCAAGATCCATCACCAACTAATGATAAAAGGGTATAGTTGCTTCCAAACTGGATGGGCATCTTTATGGGTGGAATGAGCAGAtcagtggacttgagtaaaggTCCTAATAATATAAGTCTATCCACAAATTACACTAACTTGGCTTTATCACAAGAAACTTGGCCTCTGGCTTTCACACCAACGCCCAATGGCATCAAGAAATACAAACAACACACACTAAATGACAAGAAAAATCTTACCTTTACAGACCAGTTTTTAAGAATCTCACAAGGTTCATATGCTTCAAGAAagggaattatttaaaaaaaaaaaaacctccgATATCAACTGTGGCAGGCAGGACATCCTTTGATAATATGGATCGATAAATAAGgaacatatataaaaaaaattaacaataaatataaggaaaaaaaaaacatatgacTTACATGTTAAAGCAACAGAAAACTATCTAGCGAGAGAACCTGCAAAAAATTCGGCCAAATTCAATCGATCTTGCAACCGAAAATGTGGCTGAAGTAAAAACGGCGATTGAGAGATCTTAGAGGAAAGATAAGATCTAAAATGTGAACGTGAAATTAGTGTCTTACCGGTGGATGCGGGCGGCGGAGCCGAGGGGAGTTGCTACGCAAGCCGGAGACGGGAGaatggtcagagtaaatttaagaaattatttttgataaatatttatttatttttaataccAATGGTCGGATGAGAAGGAATCAAGCCGCAAGGCAGTGATGaattagaaattaaataaggatattttattttttaatctcggtcaactattttttttaagaaaatgacctCCTCAAGTATATTTGAaggtcattttcttaaaaaaaaaagaattgaccgagattatttaatcaattttcccGATTAAATAATAGCAATGACAGGGATggaaattacaaaaaaaaaaaatttattggaaaaaaaaaactttcaacTATAAGCCAACGATTTCGATTGCGAAGGGGAAAGGAGAAAAGATTGGTAAGCCACACCCATCGTCGGAATTGTGGGTATAAGCATGTATCATAGTGATTGACAATAAAGTGAACAACACCGTTACGAAAAATGGGTGCAATCAAGAATTTTTTTGCAATATGGGTTAGGTTTTGACTTTGCAATGAATTACTCAGAGGAGGAAATTAGGGTTTTCAAAATTGTTCTCGATCTTCTACTTAAACATTAAAGATTTGTATTTTTTCtcattttatcttttttttttgttaaaaaaaatgtgCAAGCATGCAACACATACATATACtagtttattatattataattactTATTATTTCTTTAATGTTATACAATTTTATCACCAAAGGTTTTTTAAGCAAACATTGATTTCATGTGCAAATTTTGGGATAAATAATTTGTATTGTACATAAATACATTTTAGTCAATTTGACACATGACCAATTgagaaatttatgttttttgtCATGTATTTTTTCTTTGCAAAGTTCTCTATGATTGttttgtcaaatttcaattttaatcttttttttttccaatttaatcaatttttcGTCATGACGTTTATGTTGCACAAAATATGGACTGATATAGTACATAAATCTTTCGGTAAAGAAAACCAACGAACAGTACAGTGAAACGAACAGTAGAGGAAGACTTAAAATATATCAAACCGAGGCCTGTATGAAATACAGCGTCTTTAAAACAGATTCATCCCCTCCGGTATGTGCTTCGAGGATGTACTCGGACGTCTGTTTCCCGGGATACAACGGAGCAACTAGCAGTAACCTAGCACGAGGCACCACTATGGCGAACTGAAAATACCTGAACTTTAACACGAGGGCAGAGGAACAGCAGCAGGAGGAAAGAGCAGCAGCCGAGACAAAAGTA
This window contains:
- the LOC142518639 gene encoding vacuolar iron transporter homolog 4-like yields the protein MAAPNQVQITIPKDTADHQTPCNINLHESKEDFDFSQRAQWLRAAVLGANDGLVSIASLMMGVGAVKTDVKAMILTGFAGLFAGACSMAIGEFVSVYSQLDIEVAQMKRENMKREKRTVENNVVLSNEHKENLPNPFQAALASALAFSLGAIFPLLGAAFIEDHMARLWVVVGATTVALVGFGGVGAVLGRTKVVKSCFRVLVGGWMAMGITFGLTKLLGSSGLKM
- the LOC142517836 gene encoding uncharacterized protein LOC142517836, with product MAPSPSPHSPSPLRKLLRTDPKPKPVAAPLNSASSSSTTTIPPPEKRTRDQPNLSDCHCCGRRINHTNPKDRLQPLDSIWRIVLLCRKCRKKLNSGQACPYCFKETDHSGNLFRCCVCQRKIHKYCAGEYMTCAPFCYLGVDLGFRVCVDCWVPDSLKNSIRTCGRSEDKDASKHDSEAKDSSEKTVKDAYGHVEKVKMAVNDKDQALKKATVAKNTANNGKHTLNFVRKKDRDEQKDASSDCSGKIKVVGDAELAFRLHRAMNSSPRILRDKCQVNSCSGDLKNGNLMNVLTCKRLVTGGDQSEDQSANSAEVERNNWTDKKNLYSDANELAVGPLMYKREKKRKTWQEIRSIDSTLPEQMKFRLQLEDSGTGRPIKWNSDIWEILVCVSSDQSGPCININRFGQDPVVYQRTRFRQTACEGNGRVECSSFDNRRATFESQSHQSDYITHELPLVDSGTVCVARCNTEVNLPIGNCNAENDRYNLKYTRTDRGFKCGDMVILPDGSCNAESRRYFVKYSKRIKCTKSGLTGPVSDAFLSEKQDCAPCLIDLHAGYSEKCDGKLSLPLGGNDEEVDRYFFKYVKRTKGSHSGSVVEANLHSDTELRTINLHQ